A genomic region of Ewingella sp. CoE-038-23 contains the following coding sequences:
- a CDS encoding glutamine amidotransferase-related protein: MTITFIAHSTPEPALYGAMAAILAELRALPLCHLPVTHDAKRFTNARQHVTAQGQQVTSGLVWLERLTGRSPGAEMDFDSLITRALREDIVIPSIQPLDRELALRAAENGIEVESLQVVKQQEKFHLEDVDTGKMRSNGWARDIFGRWAFGSVLQPVMRAGQKLRVAIVGEMSEHRESYPALLAALGDAADALALNIEVVGVAPTLSGSQLDSTLFDIDGVLLPGLLPAQGENPQNGLLAIATWALDNRLPALGINQGMHHMVAALGQKTLGRERVVMHGPATLNALQTCLPVPQNSARSMGNQQIYSQPGSRMAQILGRESTQRYNQRWSLNPELVDELQGAGLDVSATGEKGRGIAAVELRDHPFFVGIQSHPELQSRRERASSLLMAFLQEIRNNNRQRDISHATLSKSVRLKQSYFSMG, translated from the coding sequence ATGACTATCACCTTTATTGCACACTCCACGCCCGAACCTGCGTTGTACGGCGCGATGGCCGCGATACTTGCTGAACTGCGCGCGTTACCGCTGTGTCACCTGCCCGTCACTCACGATGCCAAACGCTTCACTAATGCGCGCCAACACGTCACCGCACAGGGGCAGCAAGTGACCAGCGGGCTGGTGTGGCTGGAGCGCCTGACCGGACGCAGTCCCGGCGCAGAGATGGACTTCGATAGCCTGATAACCCGCGCCCTGCGTGAAGATATCGTTATTCCGTCCATTCAACCGCTGGACCGCGAGCTGGCGCTAAGAGCCGCCGAAAACGGCATCGAGGTTGAATCATTACAAGTGGTTAAACAGCAGGAAAAGTTCCATTTAGAGGATGTCGATACAGGAAAAATGCGCAGCAACGGCTGGGCAAGGGACATCTTCGGTCGCTGGGCTTTTGGCTCAGTATTACAGCCGGTGATGCGTGCGGGGCAGAAATTACGCGTCGCAATAGTGGGCGAAATGAGCGAGCACCGGGAGAGTTATCCGGCGCTGCTCGCTGCACTAGGAGACGCCGCCGATGCACTGGCATTGAACATTGAGGTGGTCGGCGTAGCGCCAACGCTGTCGGGCAGCCAGCTCGATAGCACGCTGTTTGATATTGATGGCGTTTTGTTACCGGGCCTGCTGCCCGCGCAGGGGGAAAACCCGCAAAATGGCCTGCTGGCTATCGCCACTTGGGCTTTGGATAATCGTCTGCCCGCGCTGGGAATTAATCAGGGAATGCATCACATGGTGGCGGCTCTCGGCCAGAAAACGCTCGGCCGCGAACGCGTGGTGATGCACGGGCCAGCCACCCTCAATGCCTTACAAACCTGCCTGCCGGTACCGCAAAACTCGGCGCGCAGCATGGGCAATCAGCAAATTTACAGCCAGCCCGGCAGTCGCATGGCGCAGATCCTCGGCCGTGAATCGACCCAGCGTTACAACCAGCGCTGGAGCCTCAACCCGGAACTGGTGGATGAACTGCAGGGCGCGGGCCTTGACGTCAGCGCCACCGGCGAAAAAGGCCGGGGTATCGCCGCCGTTGAGCTGCGCGATCATCCTTTCTTCGTCGGCATTCAGAGCCATCCTGAGCTGCAATCTCGCCGCGAGCGCGCCAGTTCACTGCTAATGGCCTTCCTGCAAGAGATCCGCAACAACAATCGACAACGGGACATCAGCCACGCCACCCTAAGCAAAAGCGTGCGCCTCAAGCAGAGCTATTTTTCTATGGGGTAA
- a CDS encoding amino acid ABC transporter ATP-binding protein produces MPLITINQVQKYYGQNHVLKGVDLDIDGGEVISIIGRSGSGKSTLLRCINGLEGYQDGSIKLGGMTITNRDSQAREISRSVGMVFQNFNLFPHMTALENVMLAPRRVLGKSAAECRELAAQMLAKVGLADRMDYYPSNLSGGQQQRVAIARALAMNPKVLLCDEITSALDPELVGEVLKVLEQLAKEGMTLVLVTHEMNFAREVGDRVVFMHQGTVWEQGESRALFANPQTAELKQFIASVRGLNEAAV; encoded by the coding sequence ATGCCGCTGATCACGATTAACCAAGTGCAAAAATATTACGGTCAGAACCACGTATTGAAAGGCGTGGATCTGGACATCGACGGTGGTGAAGTTATCTCGATTATCGGCCGCAGCGGGTCAGGGAAAAGCACCTTGCTGCGCTGCATTAACGGGCTGGAAGGTTATCAGGACGGCAGCATCAAGTTGGGCGGCATGACCATCACCAACCGCGATTCCCAAGCGCGTGAAATCAGCCGCTCGGTGGGCATGGTATTCCAAAACTTCAACCTGTTCCCACACATGACCGCGCTGGAAAACGTCATGCTGGCTCCCCGCCGCGTGCTGGGGAAATCAGCCGCCGAGTGCCGCGAGCTGGCGGCACAGATGCTGGCGAAAGTGGGGCTGGCGGACCGGATGGACTATTACCCTTCCAACCTGTCTGGCGGCCAACAACAGCGCGTGGCCATTGCCCGCGCGCTGGCGATGAACCCGAAAGTGCTGCTGTGTGACGAAATCACCTCGGCGCTGGATCCCGAGCTGGTGGGCGAAGTGCTAAAAGTGCTGGAGCAGCTGGCGAAAGAGGGCATGACGCTGGTGCTGGTGACGCACGAAATGAATTTTGCCCGCGAAGTGGGCGACCGCGTGGTGTTTATGCATCAAGGCACCGTGTGGGAACAAGGCGAAAGCCGGGCGTTGTTTGCCAATCCGCAAACCGCTGAACTTAAACAATTTATCGCGTCAGTGCGCGGCTTAAACGAGGCTGCCGTCTGA
- a CDS encoding pyridoxal-phosphate-dependent aminotransferase family protein, protein MLDIQKFGQINPPTRLLMGPGPINADPRVLRAMSSQLIGQYDPVMTGYMNEVMALYRALYKTDNQWTFLIDGTSRAGIEAILLSGIRPGDKVLVPVFGRFGHLLCEIARRCRAEVHTIEAPWGEVFDPQQIEDAIKSVKPRWLLTVQGDTSTTMLQPLEQLGEICRRHGVLFYSDATASFGGNPLETDAWGLDAVSAGLQKCLGGPSGSAPVTISPRFEEQIRRRKCVEEGIRTAEHADGDEEMIYSNYFDLGMIMDYWGPERLNHHTEATSMLFAARECARIILEEGLDNSIARHKLHGDALLAGIQGMGLEVFGDLNNRMNNVLGVVIPQGIPGEQVRQMMLNDFSIEIGTSFGPLAGKIWRIGTMGYNARKDCVMQTLVALEAVLNRLGFASKYGAGSQAAWDSYAGGQ, encoded by the coding sequence ATGTTGGATATTCAGAAATTTGGCCAAATCAATCCGCCAACTCGCCTGCTGATGGGGCCGGGGCCGATCAACGCCGATCCGCGCGTGCTGCGGGCGATGAGCAGCCAGTTAATCGGTCAATACGATCCGGTGATGACCGGCTATATGAACGAGGTGATGGCGCTGTACCGCGCGCTGTATAAAACCGACAATCAGTGGACTTTCCTGATCGACGGCACCTCGCGCGCGGGCATTGAAGCCATTCTGCTGTCGGGCATTCGCCCCGGCGATAAAGTGTTAGTGCCGGTGTTTGGCCGTTTCGGCCATCTGCTGTGTGAAATTGCCCGTCGCTGCCGCGCCGAAGTCCATACCATTGAGGCGCCGTGGGGCGAAGTGTTCGACCCGCAGCAGATTGAAGATGCCATCAAGTCAGTGAAACCGCGCTGGTTGCTGACCGTACAGGGCGACACTTCAACCACCATGTTGCAGCCGCTGGAGCAGCTCGGCGAGATCTGCCGCCGCCACGGCGTGCTGTTCTACTCTGACGCCACCGCCTCCTTCGGCGGCAACCCGCTGGAAACCGATGCCTGGGGCTTAGACGCCGTGTCTGCCGGATTGCAAAAATGCCTCGGCGGCCCGTCAGGTAGCGCGCCGGTAACGATCAGCCCGCGCTTTGAAGAGCAGATCCGCCGCCGCAAGTGTGTCGAGGAGGGGATTCGCACCGCCGAGCACGCCGACGGCGATGAAGAGATGATCTACTCCAACTATTTTGATCTCGGCATGATCATGGATTACTGGGGCCCGGAGCGTCTCAACCACCACACCGAAGCGACCAGCATGCTGTTCGCTGCCCGCGAATGCGCCCGCATCATTCTTGAAGAAGGTTTGGATAACAGCATTGCGCGCCACAAGTTGCACGGCGATGCGCTGCTGGCCGGGATTCAGGGGATGGGGCTGGAGGTGTTCGGCGACCTGAACAACCGCATGAATAACGTGCTGGGGGTGGTTATCCCGCAGGGCATTCCGGGCGAGCAGGTGCGCCAGATGATGCTCAACGATTTCTCGATTGAAATCGGCACCTCGTTTGGCCCGCTGGCTGGCAAGATCTGGCGCATCGGAACCATGGGCTATAACGCCCGTAAAGACTGCGTGATGCAGACGCTGGTGGCGCTGGAAGCCGTGCTCAATCGTCTCGGTTTTGCGTCGAAATACGGCGCGGGTTCACAGGCCGCGTGGGACAGCTACGCGGGAGGCCAGTAA
- the hpxK gene encoding allantoate amidohydrolase yields the protein MVAASTLLAAQRVMSRCDALAEITETPGQLTRVYLSSEHLRANQLVAEWMQAVGMSTWTDSVGNICGRYEGLNPDAPALLMGSHLDSVRNAGRYDGPLGVLTAIETVAYLHQNAIRLPMAVEVVGFADEEGTRFGITLLGSRGLTGTWPEGWLERTDAQGVSVANAMRQIGLDPQNILAARRAPRDFCAYLELHIEQGPCLQSADLPLGVVTAINGARRLNCRFIGYAGHAGTVPMGQRQDALTAAAEWTLAIEAITSAKGGDLVATVGHIEALPGAVNVIPGQVNLSLDVRGPQDAPLNALLAELLAKAQEIAARRGLTFDAEQFYSIDATACDAELQQRLGHSVANLQGQSLFLPSGAGHDAIAIAECWPVAMLFVRCKDGVSHHPDESVTVEDVAVATQAYIDTLLSFAE from the coding sequence ATGGTTGCAGCTTCTACGCTGCTGGCCGCGCAGCGCGTGATGTCGCGCTGCGATGCTCTGGCAGAAATCACTGAAACGCCGGGTCAGCTGACCCGCGTTTACCTGTCGTCGGAGCATCTGCGGGCTAACCAATTAGTGGCCGAATGGATGCAGGCGGTAGGCATGAGCACCTGGACCGACAGCGTCGGCAATATTTGTGGCCGCTATGAAGGGTTGAACCCTGACGCACCCGCGCTGCTGATGGGTTCACACCTCGACAGCGTGCGCAATGCCGGTCGCTACGACGGCCCGCTGGGGGTGCTCACCGCCATTGAAACCGTGGCTTATCTGCATCAAAACGCCATTCGTCTGCCGATGGCGGTAGAAGTGGTGGGCTTTGCTGATGAAGAGGGCACTAGATTTGGCATTACGCTGCTCGGCAGCCGTGGGCTGACCGGCACCTGGCCGGAAGGCTGGCTGGAGCGCACTGACGCGCAGGGCGTGTCCGTTGCCAACGCGATGCGCCAGATTGGGCTAGACCCGCAGAATATCTTGGCTGCGCGCCGTGCGCCGCGGGATTTTTGCGCCTATCTCGAGCTGCATATTGAGCAAGGCCCGTGCCTGCAATCGGCGGATTTACCTCTCGGCGTGGTGACGGCGATCAACGGCGCGCGCCGCCTGAACTGCCGTTTTATCGGCTATGCCGGACACGCGGGAACCGTGCCGATGGGTCAGCGTCAGGACGCCCTGACCGCCGCCGCAGAATGGACCTTAGCCATTGAAGCTATCACTTCGGCGAAAGGCGGGGATTTGGTGGCGACCGTTGGGCATATCGAAGCCTTGCCGGGCGCGGTCAATGTGATTCCAGGGCAGGTGAATCTGTCGCTGGACGTGCGCGGCCCGCAGGATGCCCCTCTCAACGCCTTGCTGGCGGAATTGCTGGCGAAAGCCCAAGAAATCGCCGCACGGCGCGGGCTGACCTTCGACGCCGAGCAGTTTTACAGCATCGACGCTACTGCCTGTGACGCTGAATTACAGCAGCGTTTGGGCCACAGCGTGGCAAATCTGCAAGGCCAGTCGCTGTTCCTGCCAAGCGGCGCGGGGCACGACGCCATTGCTATCGCCGAGTGCTGGCCGGTCGCCATGCTGTTCGTACGCTGCAAAGACGGCGTCAGCCATCATCCCGATGAATCTGTCACCGTCGAGGATGTCGCGGTAGCCACGCAGGCCTACATTGATACCTTGCTGAGCTTCGCCGAGTAA
- a CDS encoding amino acid ABC transporter permease, producing the protein MTFTDWDIVRNLLLAARWTILLSLTAFIGGTLVTLPLLLIRLTKRSWPTRAVRLYSELFQGTPLLMQLFLAFFGLGLFGIDVSPWTAAALALTLYTSAYLVDIWSGSIEALPKGQWEACRCLGLSFSQTLWRVIAPQALRIAIAPTVGFSVQVIKGTALASIIGFVELTKAGTMLTNVTYQPFKVFGLVALGYFLMCYPLSMYSHYLEKSLRGENK; encoded by the coding sequence ATGACCTTTACCGATTGGGACATCGTGCGCAACCTGCTGCTGGCGGCGCGCTGGACGATTTTGCTGTCGCTGACGGCGTTTATCGGCGGCACCTTAGTGACTTTGCCGCTGCTGTTGATTCGCCTGACCAAGCGCAGCTGGCCGACCCGCGCGGTGCGTTTGTACTCCGAGCTGTTTCAGGGAACGCCGCTGCTGATGCAGCTGTTTTTGGCCTTCTTCGGGCTGGGGCTGTTTGGCATAGATGTCAGCCCGTGGACCGCCGCCGCGCTGGCGCTGACGCTCTATACCAGCGCCTATTTGGTGGACATCTGGAGTGGCAGTATTGAAGCCTTGCCGAAGGGCCAATGGGAAGCCTGCCGTTGTCTGGGGCTGAGTTTCAGCCAGACCCTGTGGCGCGTGATTGCTCCGCAGGCGCTGCGGATTGCGATTGCGCCGACGGTGGGGTTCTCGGTGCAGGTGATTAAAGGTACGGCGCTGGCGTCAATCATCGGGTTTGTCGAGCTGACCAAGGCCGGCACCATGTTGACCAACGTGACTTATCAGCCGTTCAAAGTGTTTGGATTAGTGGCGCTGGGCTACTTCCTGATGTGTTATCCGCTGTCGATGTACAGCCACTATCTTGAAAAATCGCTGCGTGGAGAGAACAAATAA